GCGAGTGGTGGATCCGTGTGCGAGCGAGAGGGAACATCCACGTAAGCGCATCGATTCGACAAAATGAGCAACGTACCAACAGGTGAGATCACTGACGCCACTTTTTCCCGACTTACGTTTCTTATTTTCCTCTGCAACAACGCATTCCATATTTTCGGCGTGACACGCTGTCCACTTCAAACATTCTTCTCTTTCAAAGAGCAGTTTtacaagaaatataatttcatgtATGTAGAATATAAATTGCACGATATTTCTGGCTAACGCGTTCTAACCTATGCTGACTTTTTTTCGAATCGCTCACATTTCGCGTAGCCTTTAAAATCGCTCCATTTATCTCACTGAATGACGCGCGATCGATCTAACACGATAATCGTCCGATATCGAGAAAAATATCACTTGCCATTCTGCATCACATAATTGTCGAAAGTACTTTGAGATTTTTAcactgaatattatattttatgcaacACCGTGAATGTTATGTTTAacatattgaatattatatttcatgtaacattatttttatttgtacgaCATTTACGATTTTATCGTTGAAAGTTAATGACGTGTTTAAGGAAGTCAGAACATACACCGTTCGAACAATTGTTGCCCTAACCTCTCCAATTACGCGGACAAATACATGACACGTTATATATATACCGGTTTGTGTTACTCTCGTCTCGCGGCGCTTGTTAATTACGCTAACGTGATTAGAATTTGTCCAGCCTTTGTTTAAGGTGGTCTTTAACGAGATGAGAGAGCAGCATTTACTTATACGTACATTATTCGTCATTTTTCCGTTTTTTATGTAAATGCGCTGTTACTTAATACGCGTTGGGaacaatgaaaaattgaaatatgttaAACGCTTTATTGTTCTTGGAATATTGAATATTCTTATCTTTTTGCTTATTTAGTTTCGTTATCAACATTGTTAACAGATGGTGCACGTTTTGGTTCGTGAATGAAACATGAGTACGCGGTTAGGAGTTGTATTTTGTTCGTAATAATTACGTAGCCGTAAGTGGCTAGAAAGATAATGATATTTTAGCGATGATAGGTAAATGTCGCTAACTATATCGCGTAGCTCTCATGTAGTAATATCTTCGTCGCTGTTAACTTCTTATCGCGAAAATTATTATCGCCCTGACGTGCTACACATATACACTGTTTTTAATGGTTACACGTATCATTACTGTTCGTACTTAATCAATCTTTgttggaaaaatatgaaaattacacGTCTTATACGActcttatttctttattattcttgCGATTATGGAATTGGTTAAGGTTGATTCAATTAATTAGGTTGAGTTAAAAATCATTTTCGTATTTTTGTAACTCTGAAAATAGTAACTAGGTTTCGGTATAAATAGGTAGGTTCCTTTCCTTACTTTACTAATTTTGaaggatattttatattatttgaacgaatttgaaaaattggaatatatattttgtaatttaggCTTGGGTTCGATTTCCACGTAAAATTGGAGTACCTGTTTTCTTGTGAAATgttttgataaaatacaaagtaCATCATACACGTTATCTTTGTCCTATCGTATCTCATATTTTTAGGATACATGTTACCAAAAATCTCTTAGATTATAGTATTGATGGTATAAAAGTtgcaaaatttgttaaattatcgaaacaatatttttgcgattcataaaataaaatagatgtGCTATTTTAGTCAACCCTATTAATAGAAACATTACGTAATATCAGCGAATTGTGTTAGGGATGCCAAAGACCATAAAGTACTGAACGCAGTAGAATTATAGGCGTAGAGGTTATAAAAAATGCTGAAAATACTAGGAATGCCATAAATGTTGCAAACATTGCAAAAGTatcacaaaaaatatttttcattaaaagtaTATTACTTGATAAGAAGAAACGCTTCGTTGTAAAACATATCCAATGACTTTTTTTTCTCTATAACCACTATACCcacaatagaaattttattcttttaaataatcaattcggatattatatatatataattgaatcTTTCacaaaaataatactacatcaaaaaatatatcattaatcGAAACACCGAACATATCAAGAATAGCAGAAACTACTTGCAATACGAGGAACTCATTTCGTACCTACCGCGAATCCATTTCGTTCCACGTTCTTGACCATTCATTCTTAATCCCATCAAAGATCTATGAGCTGTGCAACGCACGATCTAAAAGACGAAGAATCCATCGAGCAGAATTATTCCTCGCTCCTTTCGAGATTCTAGATTCCAACCGAGCTTATTTTCGCGGCCTACGCGAAACATTAAAAAGGCCCACACGTAGTGTTTTATCTTTCATGGTTTAACGGCCAAGTTTCGCGCATACTTTCCCTTACTGTTTGTCATAAACGGCTCCGTTATTTTCAGTGCAAATATTTCCCGTTTACCGCGCGTAAACCGACTATGAGCGGAAGTATCGCGACGACTGATTTACGCGAAACGCTCGCCTTTTTTTCCGCGAACCAATCGGAAGAGTAACGGTGAACCTTTCCGCCGGTTACTCACGAACATTTTATTGTCAATATCGTCAGTTGGCTCGTAGTGATCCAAAGGATAAAGCATATGAAGGATAAAGGATAGTTCTATTCACATGAATATTCGTCGtagtttaaaatttgttaaaaaatttaaacattattttGATACTTGGGATCGACTAGTTTTCACGTCAAGAATTAGCGAAATATGATTTTTGTATCTCGATAATGAGATTGAAACTTCGCTGATAATATTAATTCGTAGTGTAATATTCATATCATTAGGAATGCGATAATTGGTATCGAAACGAGAGGAAGTTGTATCGAAAATTTCGTAGAAACGTAGAAacgaatttttgtatttttgctAAAAAGAATTAATCTTCGGATTAAGATATTAAGGGCTTTGTATTTTTCACAGAAAGAATTAATGTTTTGCGTATGTTAATTCGAGAGAGAAGCGTACATTTTTTACGGTTTTCCGCGAATACTATAAACTTAGTCCtagatcctttttttttttttttttttttgtaatattctgTAGAAACCAGTGCTCTTATTCGTTGATTCTCCAATGAACAGAATCGCAAAGAGAAAGTTGCAAAAGCTGAGGCCGCTGTAGTGTCGTGTTCGCGGAAATCGCGTCGCGCGGTCGTTCTGGTTGCAATGTAATACCGCCACGCCAAAAAATGCTTTGTACAGTTATTCCTGTTTCACCCTTCTGTGGAGAAGGTCAGATCGATTTTGTTTCTCGCTGAAATTCTATTCGAACGCGATTCTTGTCGAACAATACACGATTTTTGGTTTATCGACGTTTCGACGACTGCTCTTCCGTCATATTATTGCTTTCACTGTTTCACACAATGCGTGAAAGCAAATTCTGTGTGGTTATTTTCATGCAGCAGTTGTACTAGTAACTTCGTATTTTCGTAGGCTTGGTGTTCCTTCTATtgttagaaatttcaaaatacacaCGATCAATTTTCTATGTACGTCAACCTCACAATTCGTATCTTTctgtaaaataaacaaattgttGATTATTTTACTTTGAACCAAGTCTCCGATACGTCATTGTATACTTTGGCCCGAAAAATATACGACATGTCAGAAGCAATGGAACAGTTCTAAAAGACGAACTTGTGAAAATATATTGACTTGCTAGCATATTTTATTAACACAGAgactaattttgtttttttttttttttttaattctgttaCTAAAGCAAAATGATGTAGGAGAGAgagaatatttcattgtttcgTTGTTTTTAAAAACACAGACAGATATTTGACAAGAAGTCtacgaaattatttcattattcttcTCGCTGTATAAACGCTTGTTTAATTCTGAAAATTACAACTATCAatatatgtacttacatattttattactttattgtaTTAGCTTCGTAATTAATTAGTTAACGTAAAATAAACGATTCAAttaaaaagtttgaaatatatctgaattattgttatatttcaatttttatctttaaattcATAAAGAAACAAGATTGTATTCCTGCGTCCTATTTATGACTCCATTTTTTGatataaataacttttatttcttGTCTATTGCTTCTCATATACGCTTCGTGAAACAACATAAATTTCCTACTGTATGCATACTTGTTCTTGAAATCGTAAGGAAGATAATTGGTTATGTACAAACATTGATCTATTGCATAATCTGATTGATTGTAAGTGAACTTGTTATGCTCGGTGCTTTTATCAACCATTACTCTTTCACCTTATAAAACACTACGAAATATTATCTATACTGTTGGATTATTTTTTGCTTATTGCGACGTAGTTATTTTTTGCCACAATTCGAATTTAATAATGTGGTAAAATTGCATTGTACTTGTACTTTTACAATGTTACATTTTTGTTAAATCAAAACAAGTTACTTaagatatatatagaaatatatatatttttattcttagatATATAGAAAGGAAAACTCACTGGAAAATATCGAAGACTCTCTTGCATTTGATTTTACAatacgtaaaataataattattattttaataataagatTTAAGATTTTTATACTTCgtctttgttattaattttcctaCGGTCCTACAATTTCTTATATCTCAATCTCATTGTTTTAATTTGAATCCAAAAGAAATTTTTAGTGGGATAAAAGACTCTCAACGTGTTAATGGAAATAAGAGAAGTTAACATAGAGTTTCTCTAATATAACAGAGAAATAAGAATTTGATTTTAGCTGAATCTAACGTTTACtcttataaagaaaatattgtcttttttttcattcttcattCCTGTGCAGCTGCATAAAAAGTAGAAGTGAAAGTCAACATTCACAGATTCGTAATCTACATTCCAGTGTAATTGTTTTAGTCATGAACGTTACTGAAACCTTTGTTAGAAATAATTGCCGTTTAGAATTTCAGTGGCAAATTTAGAAGGTAACTATAGTTTGAAGGTTTCTCGATTACGTGCTCCATTGTAACGTGTACTTTAAACGATTTCATCTTTATGCTTGCATACACTTGTTTAGCAGTTGATTGTCGGTTTTTGTATCCTCCACCATGAATTCATTATGAGAAAAATGGCAGAAAGAGATCGATTAGATGTTGTTATCgcaagattaaaattaatttaattttgcgtATTAAGATTCACGCGGatatctaattttttattaacaacATTTACTTTGGTGTCAATTCGATATGCAATGGTAGCAAGTAGAAGTATTGTCGTCGATTTTCAGTTGCCATACGAAGTGAACTCATGATATTCTCTCGACTTCGTGTTTCTAAGTCAAAGAGTAGAATTCAGATTCGGTTTCACGTGGATGCGCAAATATGTCTGTGATCCGTAGAccgtaaaacaaaaattccaaataGCTGAAGTAGCAACGCGGTTTTCGagactatataatatatatcgttttatatttcttagTTAGAGACAGACGCTCAATTAATTGCTTCTATATATAGTACAACAtagtgttaaaaaaatattctcgtTTATCAAACTTATCAAGGATTTTCAATGGTAATAACCAAACATTGAAAGTATTCTCATTCTTAAGAGATTCAATGTTCTAGAACAATATGTGATCCAGCATAGAATACATACGCGATATACATACTTCACTCATATTATGATCATCAATAAGGTCTTAACTTTATTTCCTGTATTTAACGCGATATTAAAATTCATCAAGATACTTTACTTTATTTTCTCTCAAAATATTAATGATTGAATGAATAGCGTAGAAAAATCTGCTCCTCGAATatgaaaacgagagaaaatcaAAGCCACGATGCCGTCTTCAATCAcactgaaaattaattaaaggcAAAACGTTCTGCCGACAACGAGTTTAAGTGTACAGCACTCGTCCCGTTTAATATCTCACTTTTTGTCCGCTTTTCCCTTGCACATTCAATAGCCGTTCCTCTGTCGTGCTAATATAATATTGCTGTTATTGCTTGCCCATGCAACGTGCCATCTGGCGCGTGTAATGCATAAATTACAGCACATTGTTCATCTAAAAAACGTACATATACATTACATCTCATAGGAGAAGTTTAAAAAACTTTACCTGTCATTTAAATATGTAGGAATAATAATTGAACTAATTTCCTCACATTAAATGTTATCGAAGAGAATTTCTGCAACCAGCATTGATACTTTCATCACTAAGCAGCGGATTTTCATGCATTTGTGAGCATATTTAAAGTGATAAAAATACACAGCATGTAAtataatgcacataatataaatattgtagaatatataaaatatccaaagtacttTAGTACTTTTTACAATGTTTAATAAATGGCAAAATCTTCATCGCGGTCGATTGGCTAGTTGCGAGAATATTCTCGATTTTCTAACGAGGTAGAATTAATTTCACGTTTCTAAAAAAGATCCCGTTTCTCTTAATAAGACCACAATTCTCTAGCCGCCCGAATTCCCGCGTTTTCGATTCAATAGCTAATATGTCAAAAGATATTCTCGCTTAGAAAGCGTACTCATCGGCGCAAATTACACCTTGGATTCCACTTTCATCTTTTAtctttttgtctttctttttcattccgcTTTCACGTAAGCTGAATTGTCTGAAGGCCGGTTGAGCGAAATTCGCTCGGCGAGCAATTTATTAAAAGATGGTCGCAGCATCGATACCGGCCAAAGCGAAACTTATAAAGCGTAACTTCAGACCGCTGAGAAAGTTCACTTGCCACTTTGACTTCGACGGCAAGCTGTTAGTATCGCGAATACTTAACACGGCAGTTTTATCGATCTTTACTTGAACTAACGTCGGGCCTGCCCACCGTAATTCCGACATCGCGTGTTTCGGTCGACTTGAAGGCACGTAAGGTCCTCGAACTGATTCGTTGCTTCGCGAAAAATCCCAAGTATTCGTTCTACCTTCTGCATTTCGATAGTGAAATAAGGAAACGTTCCGCTGGAGAACAGGAGACGCTCCTCGttattaagataaaaataaGTTTAGCTTTGCAACTACCCTGCTAGCGCAAAATATCGAACACACGTTCATACGATGTTAGAAAGGGATTCAATTcttcttttaatatataaatatacatgcaATATTATATCCCACATTaagaaactaatattttttacgaatatacaggggatatatattttgtattacgaGAAAGCTATTCCTTtccgaatataaaataaatatttgtttaacatCAGTAGAAAAACATGCCCATAAACATGTACATATTGATCtagtcatttttctttttcataatattaaaatatcgaaagataGGCGTAAGCTGTCTTTGATCGTTAAGGTTTACTGCATCCACTATTTTATACTAAACACAATTATACAAAAGCAGGACTTGGGTCACTATATCGAATCTACTCTGCGACCCACTTCGATAAATCACGTTTGCAGGAATGGAAAGCAGGATTCGTTCGACACCTATCGCGGTTCGATATCTGTAGcgaaataataattacacgATTGTAGAACGgcaatggaatttttaatatttccaaacGATCGGTCACTTCATCCGTGCATTATTACGACAACCAGCCGTTAACCTTGAGGTTCCTGTTACCGAGGGAGGGTCACGTTTAGAACTACATCGAAACGAAAGAAGCGGATGAACCGGTTCCACGTAGATCTCGTCCTATCAAACTTCGTTCTGAGTTCTCGGTATTGAAAATACGTGTTATATCCCTATTTGTCACGCTTCCTATTTGTTCTTTGTTCTGTTTTTATAGCTACCGTGTTAAAGACCTTTAAAcgctattatatttatataattcaacATATTTCATGTTTATTGAGaattaatcatttctttttactccgtttgttattttataagaaGGTTGATAGCTTTTTAggtatatgaatttttaacaaattgtcGGTGGATAGAATGTCGTGTTGCAATTTGATGCTCCCAATTCTTCACTGACGGTGGCATCTGGTTTTAAAAtggaatttaattgaaaatgaattggaaaatttattgtaAGAATTCCGGTGAAATACTTTCTGTCTACGATGGGAGATTATTGTGTTATTTTTCCAGCACTAAATTAACGCTACTTTAGAACTGATTCTGTCTCTTCTGTTACATTGCACATTTTTACCGCGTGCAACCTACTCAGTACTGAACTCTATAAGCTCTAAACGAAAATAActctatattgaaattttacattttaatctaACACGAACGTTTCCTACAGGATCTAAAATTAATACCTTTGAGAGCATTttttatagtaaaaaaaaagtagTTATATAAGCGTAATTGACTTTCACTCGCTATCGATGCTATcggtattataaaaattttatataaccaAAAAGCTCTCTCAAACCGGTAGTTCCTTTTAACGCCACTTTTCATCCGTATTTTTATGTACCGCAAGAGGAAATTCAATATCCGAGCAGGGTCATCGAACCGTTGAAGATTCCGTTCCGTCATCCTCATCCAACGAGATCCTTGGTAGGAATAGGCGcgtatttttttcctttatccCCAATCCATCTTTTTTATCCTCGATCAAGATCCTTGAAAAGCGTGTATGCGCACTATCACGcgctaaaaatacaaaaattattttatcctaTAGACTAACGGACACCGTCCTTTTACCTTTCGATGCCAGTCGAATTCGTATTCACTTACGCGATGTTGCACGACGTAAAGTCGGTGAAAGGAAAATAATCCAATCGATTTATCGAATTCGTAACAAAAGTCATCTTCTCCTGGTGCGCGAAATACCTAGAAACAGGTCAATGAACATAAAAGCGAGCGTTATTGCTGTTTAATCGTTGACTCTGGACATATTCCGCGTCGCATATGGCGAGCTTGAAAGAGGATTATGTATCATGAACGtccgttaaatatttaaatggcAAGTTTAGGACGATTATCGTTACCAATTCGAAGTAGAAATGGAAATTGATGAACGAGAAAGATTTTATTTCGCCAGACGAGACAACATCAGTTGCAAGGAAAGACGGAGGGACTAACAAGTAGAAAATGGTGGGGACCTTAGGTCCCTTCCTCTTTCACCTTCTCGAAAGAGGAACAGGTAAATAACTGGCCGCGATTTCTTTCCTTCGTGGATACGTGGCCGGGTGATACTAGCGCCGTGGTTGGCCAAATTCGAAACTCGCGATCTGTTCGCGTCGGGAAAACGAAGCGTGATCGTGCCAGCTGTGATCGTCGTCTGCACGCGGCGATCGACGCACGTGGTCGTTCGGATCGTTGGCAAAAAGATTTTAGCGAATTGTCGTTAGTCGTTACTCGAATGGAAAACTCTGGATTTAAGAGGTGAAGTTTTCTCGCGGGAATTTTCTATGTGTACGACACCTAACTTCAATCGAAATTGTTTACGCGCGAGACGCGTGACTGGTCACCGTGCTGTTCGCGAAAGTGAGACCAGCGCTTCCGACGAAAAGCTTTAGTTTAATTCATAGGTCGTTACGGGGATGATCGCTGTGGTGTGATCTACGGATAAGTTGTGCGAATGGTTTTATTAGCGGGACTGGCGCGATTACGGTAAACAGTTTTTAGAAGGAACTCGTTTTACCGGTAGCGAAGGAACAAAGACGCGATATCCAGTAAGAGGACGTTTCATTCGACATGACAAGCATTTTATCAACGATCTCCGATGCAGAGGATAATTAGATATAAAAACGTTTGACAATTTCGCAATGTCGTGGGAGTTTTCTATTTGCAACGTTAAATCTCGGTCGAACGAACTGATCAAAAGTGGCTGTTTCGCGTTTCATTCGTCCGTTTATTCTACGAACCTTGCTGACAACTAGTCTAACGTGTTCGATcgaaattgaataaataaacaGATAAGCAAATGAACGAATCGaacgataattaaatattcaCTTCGATACctcgagaagaaaaaagaacgagtaACTCCGTTGACATGAAAACCGATATGCCGGACGTTAAACAGGACCAGGCTAAAGTCGAAGATCGCCGAGGTTCTTCGAAACAAAGTACGAGATCGAGAGTGTGTACGGACCACGGTGAACAGGATTGCCCGAGTGAAAACGAACACGAGTTCGAGTCGCTGGAGTACGAGGAAGACGTTTATTATTCGAATTTAACTGCAACTCCCAGCTTCGACGACATAGACGAGCTGAGCGACGATGCGGACGAAATTGTTGTCCATTGCTGGCGGGACTCGAACGGTGATATAGACGAGATCGTGGTGGACGATGCGAATCTATCGGTGGAGACGCAGTTTTTGACGCCTGACGGCGAGGACGGCGCCACTGGTcgcggaaagaaaaagaggaaatcaGTTCGAGTGATATTCCAAGACTTCTCGAAACCGTATCTGGCCAAGATCAGCAACAGCCAAAATTACAAGAAGTTCCTCGAGTTGGTAAAAGGTGCAGCATATAATTCACGAGAATGGTACAGTCCGACGTATAAATTATTCCGAAGCGAAGTAAATAATATCGTATCGTGTACCGGCTCTTCTCTCGAACGTTTTGTTCCTCGTATTCGGTAAAACTCACAGTtcgttattatttatcgttGCTTTTAACAACAGCAGGCTCAGGATCAGATCGATCGATACGTCGATCACATCGCCTCGTTGGATATGTGTGTTTCGATTATGAGATCCGGCGCCCTATAAATTTACGAGTGTTGTACATAATTGCGTTATTTACGGTCGAGATCGAGCTCGTTTAGATCGTGTTTAGATAGATGGCGGTCACGCGATGCGCTTGCGTTGAAAATTCCCAGCTGGATCAAAGTATTGCCTTAAATACACGTATTCGTTGCAGATTTATAGCTTATGCGTGTTTTAGACGTCCGATTGAAGTtcgaagtaaaatattttttcgggGCCGGCTCCAAGCTCTTGTTTCACGGGGATATTTATCGCTCTTGCGCGAATTGTGAATTGGAACCGGTAGATGCATATATAAACGGCCATAAAAAGTAGAACGATGTTGCAAGATATGAAAGTGAGAACTATATCAACGTTTCGTGGTATTGCTTCCACGGAATATCGATGGGCAACGGTACACCAGGGTAACGTTACGCTACCATTTTGGTAATGACAAGAAactacttttgtattttatttagagGCAAAGGATATTACTGTCGCGATAAATTTCCCTCGTGTACTTGTTCCGTCGTAAAAAAAACATTGGAACAACGAAGTGATGTCGAGCTTGTATCTTTTCGGccgtaaatttatatttgtatgttGTGAATGCTGTATCAATGAAGATTTGCGACGAAACGCAACGCGTACTCGTAGGTCGATTGTATTTTAAGCTTTCGAAGATATTATTTCGATAGTCGATgaatctattttttatttctatctacGTATGGTTAGGAAAACATTAATAGTACCAAGAACTATTTTTAAATAGAGTTGACGTGAAATTTATAcgatgaaatttgtaattttatgtaaGAAATTCACCGATTCGGCTGATGATATATTTCTGAACCTTTAATCGAAAAATATGTCCTGAAATCTATGACGCGTTCGTAAATATTCGATTCTTCTGAAGATAATTTCCGATATTATCGACATTTTCGAAGCTACTTGCTTGTTTGCTACACTTAACGCGTCTCATCGTATAAATAAGCGCTGCCTCTTGAATACTAATCCCTTAACGTCAGGCTCCGTGTCTCGTAGAAAAATCGTGTGTTTATATATAACAAGACGAGCCGCTTATCTAATCCGTTTCTTATCTTCGCAGCCTAAAATTCAGACATCGAAATAACTTTGAAACCGCTTCTTTTGTATCAGCAGAGAGACGTTTTATTGGTTTTCAAAGAATCGTAAAAATTGTTGCCACAAATTTTGCACGCTTTACATGAAGTTTGTCTTTCTCGGTGACTAATTATCACAGAGATTAACACTTACGTACATAGTTCACGATCGCTACTACCATCAAAGACACAGGccgaaatgtaaaataaaaatcagcaacttttcaaaataaattttataactgaCTGCGAATCTTTCTTTATATTACAAATCATTATTAATGACCGCGAGGTCTTGTTTTTTCGTTATTGCCGCAAATAGCAACTTCACCTTATACATGTTTTTATTTAGTTATCTGTCTTGTAAAGAAGACTATGACCTTTTGCTGCAAGAAAGAGCACGTGTCAATTTATAATTATCTCAGTTTCGCATCATTTTACAATCGTTGAAAAATCATATAAATCATAGATTAGAGACGGTAAAATTACTATCGTCGTGAATCGTTGTGCTATCAGTGCAAACGTAGAAAAACTACTTTATCCACCGATTTCACGGATTTTCACGGGCGTTTTATTACTTTCACCCAGCGTGAATTATATCTCACGTGAAAATGCAGAGTTTCACGATGTTATTGCGCGGAATTTCCGGATTTCCTTTTCGTtaattgaacatttttaatttgGCGCAATCGTTTACGTAAACCGGAAATCCGTGCACATATAGCTCTTGCTATCGTTAGTGGCGCGTATTTTatacattcttattttatattaacttcCTGTTTAAATATAATACGAGCTTCTTTAAAcgtttttctttcgctttatcCTCATTCTGTCGAAGCATTATCGATAGATACGCAAGATTAGATACAGTTGTGCCAGGAAAAGCTAGATTCTAAACGTACCAATATTAGAAAACGTAAAAACCTCACACAATGATTTCATGAAAAGTTATAACTAACGTAAACAGACTACTGAAACAGCTAACGTAGTAAAAACGTAACTAACTCTCTATGTAAGAAGAGACCAGCATCTGCGATTCGAGAGGCTATGACTAATCGTAACACGATCGATAAAATGGCAATGATCCATTCGCCTTCGATTGCGGCGGTCGGACACTTGCGTAACTTTTTACGTCCTATTTTTATGATATCCGTGAGTCTGATCACGTTGACCGATTCCTCGATTTGGACCgattattcgtaataaaatcgagcaatgaattaaatcgaataaattaaatcgAATACGAACGATACTGATACGACTTGTCTTTTGGACTTGTCCAGTTGCGTATATAgcatgtacaattttatttagaCGATCGAAATTTCGCAATCGTCCTAAGTTTATATTCTACCGTACAGAGCTGACTTCGGtcagaattaattaaataattgtttaaatgGTTTTGGTGTTCATTGTTCCACCCGTTTACCATTATGGAATCTACGCGTATTTTGAATATCTTATGTATTCTTTTTAACGTTCGTGCAACGAAACTGTTTCTTCTAATGCTTTTTGGGGGTTTCAGGAGAAGACGCGACTCTTCACTCGGCCGATTATATCTCGCCAACGTCAGATAACGTAGTGAACGAGCTGCAAGGACTCTCTCTGGAAGAACAGAATCGTCAAAAGGAGGAATGGAGCGCGGAACTGGCCAAGGTACGTACTCGCCACGCTTTTTCATTCCGTCTACAGCACTGAAATAGCTAGAATTGTGAAATATGACCAGCAAGAAATTCACTGGCTACAAGATCCATTCCAATTATTTCCGAGAAGACAGTTTTATCCTATACATACTCAAGCTC
The Bombus terrestris chromosome 10, iyBomTerr1.2, whole genome shotgun sequence genome window above contains:
- the LOC100644898 gene encoding tumor protein D53 homolog isoform X1; amino-acid sequence: MKTDMPDVKQDQAKVEDRRGSSKQSTRSRVCTDHGEQDCPSENEHEFESLEYEEDVYYSNLTATPSFDDIDELSDDADEIVVHCWRDSNGDIDEIVVDDANLSVETQFLTPDGEDGATGRGKKKRKSVRVIFQDFSKPYLAKISNSQNYKKFLELVKGEDATLHSADYISPTSDNVVNELQGLSLEEQNRQKEEWSAELAKVEEEIQTLRHVLANKIRVSQELKRKLGISVWKEITDDMNQGLKNVKESQVYQNVGEKLGQFSKAVTENTLFQKTESVFKTTAEKTTSILGGFGSGLSMKLGQMRNSDSFRSLEERVGSAYENMKTKVVPSRSSSMQSFNEMLRDTESLRSAPTATSPTIPEDKLLS
- the LOC100644898 gene encoding tumor protein D53 homolog isoform X2, which produces MKTDMPDVKQDQAKVEDRRGSSKQSTRSRVCTDHGEQDCPSENEHEFESLEYEEDVYYSNLTATPSFDDIDELSDDADEIVVHCWRDSNGDIDEIVVDDANLSVETQFLTPDGEDGATGRGKKKRKSVRVIFQDFSKPYLAKISNSQNYKKFLELVKGEDATLHSADYISPTSDNVVNELQGLSLEEQNRQKEEWSAELAKVEEEIQTLRHVLANKIRVSQELKRKLGISVWKEITDDMNQGLKNVKESQVFQKTESVFKTTAEKTTSILGGFGSGLSMKLGQMRNSDSFRSLEERVGSAYENMKTKVVPSRSSSMQSFNEMLRDTESLRSAPTATSPTIPEDKLLS